Proteins from one Desulfomonilia bacterium genomic window:
- a CDS encoding SCP2 sterol-binding domain-containing protein, protein MPNENVLAHVFLDAVFTNFEILAQDDPESAALIAGKNVNILFIAGIGGPKATISICDSAIKVTPGKAGDPDIIMFFPFKKWMTNMLSKKGFGIPIPLIMPWKLHKASGLLTFIKLGDRLDKILQGPNPPKKLKAKLLLNTIAKTIAAICNNEPESKATAQTLHGVAELSINNGDAANIMFTGGSTIGRNGRVDDADLIMSFKDEELFLDLADDKVDVMAAVCLCDMVISGDLHMGDVVNAYLDKVGTYLQ, encoded by the coding sequence ATGCCGAATGAAAATGTTTTAGCGCATGTTTTCTTGGATGCGGTCTTTACGAATTTCGAGATCCTTGCTCAGGATGATCCTGAATCTGCGGCTTTGATCGCCGGTAAAAATGTCAACATCCTGTTCATAGCCGGGATAGGCGGCCCCAAGGCCACAATCAGCATTTGTGACTCAGCAATCAAGGTCACACCTGGTAAAGCCGGAGACCCTGACATTATCATGTTCTTCCCATTTAAAAAGTGGATGACCAATATGCTCTCGAAAAAAGGTTTTGGCATACCGATTCCTTTGATCATGCCATGGAAATTACACAAGGCCTCAGGTCTTCTGACATTCATAAAGCTTGGCGACAGACTTGATAAAATCCTGCAGGGACCAAACCCGCCCAAAAAACTCAAGGCAAAACTTCTTCTCAATACCATAGCCAAGACAATCGCCGCCATCTGCAATAATGAACCCGAATCAAAAGCAACCGCACAGACACTTCATGGCGTAGCCGAACTCAGTATAAATAACGGCGATGCAGCCAATATAATGTTCACCGGAGGTTCAACAATCGGGAGAAACGGCAGGGTCGATGATGCCGACCTTATCATGAGTTTTAAAGATGAAGAACTCTTTCTGGACCTTGCGGATGACAAAGTCGATGTCATGGCTGCCGTATGCCTCTGTGACATGGTAATTTCTGGAGATCTCCATATGGGAGATGTCGTAAACGCATACCTCGACAAAGTCGGTACATATCTTCAGTAG
- a CDS encoding GAF domain-containing protein, with the protein MEGTYLESIYNLIKSIKEASTLEGLIEIITQELPAAVGARYCSLFIKNHSSGELELRAHNHQDIGEDPFIHVADHDKSIMNLTISRNSSLLIRNIEEEIGFHNKDKYSTKSFMCLLIKDDNEIEGVLNLADKAPEGFNREDMLFATIIAELIGSHLKRHGIASV; encoded by the coding sequence ATGGAAGGCACATATCTTGAAAGTATCTACAATCTCATTAAGTCCATCAAGGAAGCCAGCACACTGGAGGGATTGATAGAAATTATTACACAGGAACTGCCGGCAGCAGTCGGTGCCAGATATTGTTCGCTTTTCATAAAAAATCATTCATCAGGAGAACTTGAATTAAGGGCGCACAACCATCAGGATATCGGAGAGGATCCTTTCATTCATGTCGCCGATCACGATAAAAGCATAATGAACCTGACCATATCCCGCAATTCATCGCTCTTGATAAGAAACATTGAAGAAGAGATAGGCTTTCACAACAAAGACAAATACAGCACAAAATCATTTATGTGCCTTCTGATCAAAGACGACAACGAAATTGAAGGGGTATTGAATTTAGCAGACAAAGCCCCTGAAGGGTTCAACAGGGAAGACATGCTCTTTGCGACAATTATTGCAGAATTAATAGGAAGCCATCTCAAACGCCACGGCATAGCCAGTGTATGA
- a CDS encoding cell division protein ZapA translates to MQNSVSIKIFGQEYKVKSRGDDDYIQSLSRYIEEMVDDVKKQGNAVTTSDLIAMVMLNMADEVKKTKTELESLKEILNIRIGQLIDRMEKKGK, encoded by the coding sequence TTGCAGAACTCGGTATCAATAAAGATATTCGGACAGGAATATAAAGTAAAATCCAGGGGAGACGATGATTACATTCAGTCATTGTCACGATATATTGAAGAAATGGTCGATGATGTTAAGAAGCAGGGTAATGCAGTGACCACTTCGGATCTTATAGCCATGGTCATGCTCAATATGGCGGATGAGGTCAAGAAAACAAAGACTGAGTTGGAATCGTTAAAGGAAATTTTGAATATCCGTATTGGTCAACTGATCGATAGGATGGAAAAGAAAGGCAAATAG
- the tyrS gene encoding tyrosine--tRNA ligase: MDIDKQLREIKRGAVGIISEEELEKKLKKGRPLRIKAGFDPTAPDIHFGHTVVLNKMRQFQDMGHEVIFLIGDFTGMIGDPSGRSSTRKVLTREDVLENAQTYKKQFFKVLDPEKTEVRFNSEWMDGMTVSDFIKLTSHQTVARMLERDDFSKRFKGEQPISIHEFLYPFVQGYDSVALNADIELGGTDQIFNLLMGREMQRVYGQEQQVVMTMPLLVGLDGVQKMSKSYNNYIGINDEPSEMYGKVMSISDDLMWLYYELLSRRTLDEISEMKQDVTSGKLHPMDAKKALAYELVERYHDRKLADSSAEVFMTVHSKKEVPDDIPEYNLPKEKAWICSIMKETGLVSSTSEARRLVKQGAVKVNEKKISDDNLNLDEGSHVIQAGKRRFARIHIS; this comes from the coding sequence ATGGATATTGATAAACAGTTAAGGGAAATCAAACGCGGAGCTGTAGGAATAATATCTGAAGAGGAACTGGAAAAAAAACTTAAGAAGGGAAGACCGTTAAGGATTAAGGCGGGTTTCGATCCAACAGCACCGGATATACATTTCGGCCATACTGTGGTCCTTAATAAAATGCGCCAGTTTCAAGACATGGGTCATGAAGTAATTTTTCTGATAGGCGATTTTACCGGGATGATAGGAGACCCCAGCGGGAGAAGCTCAACCAGAAAAGTGCTGACGCGTGAGGATGTCCTCGAGAATGCTCAAACCTACAAGAAACAGTTTTTCAAAGTCCTTGACCCTGAAAAAACAGAGGTAAGGTTCAATTCCGAATGGATGGATGGAATGACGGTCTCGGATTTCATCAAGCTCACTTCGCACCAGACCGTCGCCCGCATGCTTGAACGGGATGATTTCAGCAAAAGGTTTAAGGGGGAGCAGCCGATAAGCATCCATGAATTTTTGTATCCGTTCGTGCAGGGCTACGATTCTGTCGCTTTGAATGCGGATATAGAGCTTGGAGGGACTGATCAGATATTCAATCTCCTGATGGGCAGGGAGATGCAGAGAGTATATGGCCAGGAGCAGCAGGTTGTGATGACCATGCCGCTGCTTGTAGGTCTCGACGGTGTCCAGAAGATGAGCAAGTCCTACAACAATTATATCGGGATCAATGATGAACCATCAGAGATGTACGGCAAAGTCATGTCCATATCGGATGATCTCATGTGGCTGTATTATGAACTCCTCAGCCGACGGACGCTGGATGAAATATCGGAAATGAAGCAGGATGTCACCTCTGGGAAACTTCATCCGATGGATGCAAAGAAGGCCCTGGCGTACGAGCTGGTTGAAAGATACCATGACCGTAAGCTTGCAGACAGTTCAGCCGAAGTGTTCATGACAGTGCACAGCAAGAAAGAAGTTCCAGATGATATACCCGAATACAACTTGCCAAAGGAAAAGGCCTGGATATGTTCTATCATGAAGGAAACTGGTCTTGTGAGCAGTACGTCTGAAGCCAGGAGACTTGTCAAACAGGGGGCAGTCAAGGTTAATGAAAAGAAAATCTCGGATGATAATCTCAATCTTGATGAGGGGTCTCATGTTATTCAGGCAGGAAAAAGGCGTTTTGCTCGAATTCATATCAGCTAA
- the rny gene encoding ribonuclease Y: MMDMLYIVLAAVAGAVIGFGLHFAVSKKANASAEIETKKIKEEAIKEAGSIITDANLQAKEIIFDAKKKSEDEAKERFKEVLAAEKRILQREDLLDGKLNQLDKREQEIKRSEKSIADKTKHVDSLKAEIDEIRKKQISRLEEISSMTIDQAKQTLMEMLESEARHEAAKMIKQIQDEAEAEADRKAKEILSTAIQRYSADVVSERTVSIVNLPSEEMKGRIIGREGRNIRSIEAVTGVDLIIDDTPDAVIISSFDPIKREIARQALERLVVDGRIHPSRIEEIVEKVTTEVNEGVWEAGQQATFEVGVHGINPELIKLVGKLKYRTSFSQNVYQHSLEVAHLCGIMAAELGINQKIAKRVGLLHDIGKAIDHEVEGSHAIIGAEIAKRYGESAKVVEAIASHHNEAQVSSVYCFLVQAADSLSAARPGARREMLENYVKRLTDLEEIASSFKGVGKSFAVQAGRELRVMVEAENVSDEDTQMLAKDISKSIEAKLTYPGQIKVVVIRESRAVEFAK, translated from the coding sequence ATGATGGACATGCTTTATATAGTGCTGGCAGCTGTTGCCGGTGCTGTTATCGGATTCGGGTTGCATTTTGCAGTCAGCAAGAAGGCCAATGCAAGTGCGGAAATTGAGACCAAAAAGATAAAGGAAGAGGCTATTAAGGAGGCAGGGAGCATTATCACGGATGCAAATCTGCAGGCAAAAGAGATTATTTTTGATGCCAAGAAGAAAAGCGAAGATGAGGCGAAAGAACGGTTCAAAGAGGTTCTGGCAGCAGAGAAACGTATTCTCCAACGGGAAGATCTGCTTGATGGCAAATTGAATCAGCTGGACAAGAGGGAGCAGGAAATCAAACGTTCCGAGAAATCAATCGCGGACAAGACAAAACATGTGGATTCCTTGAAGGCTGAAATTGATGAAATAAGAAAAAAACAGATATCAAGGCTTGAAGAAATAAGCTCAATGACGATCGACCAGGCGAAGCAGACCCTGATGGAAATGCTGGAAAGCGAAGCGCGGCATGAAGCCGCCAAGATGATTAAACAGATTCAGGATGAAGCCGAGGCTGAAGCGGACAGGAAGGCCAAGGAGATACTTTCAACAGCCATTCAACGATACTCGGCCGATGTCGTAAGCGAGAGGACCGTGTCTATTGTCAATCTTCCCAGCGAAGAGATGAAAGGCCGAATAATCGGAAGGGAAGGCCGCAATATCAGGTCGATTGAAGCCGTAACAGGAGTTGATCTGATAATTGACGATACCCCTGATGCCGTGATTATTTCCAGCTTTGACCCGATCAAGCGGGAAATAGCAAGACAGGCCCTTGAACGGCTTGTTGTGGACGGCAGAATACATCCGTCCCGCATTGAAGAGATTGTGGAAAAGGTCACCACTGAAGTCAATGAAGGCGTCTGGGAAGCCGGTCAGCAGGCGACATTTGAAGTCGGCGTTCACGGGATAAATCCCGAACTGATAAAACTTGTAGGAAAGCTCAAATATCGGACAAGCTTCTCCCAGAATGTATATCAGCACTCTCTGGAAGTAGCTCATTTATGCGGAATAATGGCGGCTGAACTGGGCATCAACCAGAAAATAGCCAAACGTGTCGGGTTGCTCCACGACATCGGTAAGGCTATTGATCATGAAGTCGAAGGGTCACATGCTATTATCGGGGCTGAAATCGCCAAGCGTTACGGTGAATCAGCAAAAGTCGTGGAAGCGATCGCATCTCATCACAACGAGGCACAGGTGAGCTCGGTCTATTGCTTCCTTGTGCAGGCAGCAGACTCACTGTCCGCGGCGCGTCCCGGTGCAAGAAGAGAAATGCTGGAAAATTATGTAAAAAGGCTTACTGACCTTGAAGAGATTGCCTCCTCGTTCAAAGGAGTCGGCAAGTCATTTGCTGTGCAGGCCGGTAGAGAACTTAGGGTAATGGTTGAAGCTGAAAATGTAAGCGATGAAGATACGCAGATGCTGGCAAAGGATATTTCAAAGTCAATTGAAGCGAAGCTGACTTATCCCGGACAGATAAAAGTTGTCGTCATAAGAGAAAGCAGGGCCGTTGAGTTTGCCAAGTAA
- the zapB gene encoding cell division protein ZapB: protein MEILDTLEEKINQLLQTVEALKKENLRLTEKLIEKEEEANGLSSQVEMLLAEKEKVKEKVEHLIKSVETF from the coding sequence TTGGAAATACTTGATACGCTGGAAGAGAAAATTAACCAACTATTACAAACGGTTGAAGCCCTGAAGAAAGAAAACTTGAGGCTCACCGAAAAGCTTATAGAAAAGGAGGAAGAGGCTAACGGTCTCAGTTCGCAGGTCGAAATGCTGCTTGCTGAGAAGGAAAAAGTAAAAGAGAAAGTCGAACACCTTATCAAGAGTGTCGAGACATTTTAA
- a CDS encoding 5-formyltetrahydrofolate cyclo-ligase: MNVKSSIRDSFLKKRASMSEASRRELSIAICNNILDFSLFKSATIVALYFPVRSEADVLSLTAEKGKYFVFPRVVENDLFFSHAEYPDGFITGAFGIPEPAAHEFVDPGEIDLFLVPGIAFDENGYRLGYGKGFYDRLISKHARITTLGVCYNDFLIKCLNVDPWDARVNYMVTDQGVFHTHKEVT; encoded by the coding sequence ATGAATGTAAAGAGCAGCATAAGAGATAGCTTTCTTAAAAAAAGGGCTTCAATGTCAGAGGCTTCAAGACGTGAACTCTCAATTGCTATCTGTAATAATATTCTGGATTTCAGTTTATTCAAATCTGCAACAATTGTAGCCTTGTATTTTCCGGTCCGCTCGGAGGCTGATGTTTTATCTTTGACGGCTGAGAAAGGAAAATATTTTGTTTTTCCCAGAGTAGTTGAGAATGACCTTTTTTTCTCTCATGCCGAATATCCTGATGGTTTTATAACCGGGGCTTTCGGCATACCTGAGCCTGCCGCTCACGAGTTTGTTGATCCTGGTGAGATTGATCTGTTCCTCGTTCCAGGAATCGCATTTGATGAGAATGGTTACAGGCTTGGTTACGGCAAAGGCTTTTATGACAGATTAATCTCGAAGCATGCCCGGATCACCACACTGGGTGTATGCTATAATGATTTTCTGATTAAATGCCTTAATGTGGATCCCTGGGATGCCAGGGTTAATTATATGGTTACGGATCAGGGTGTTTTTCACACTCATAAAGAGGTGACATGA
- a CDS encoding HAD family phosphatase has product MNIIFDLGGVVVTWKPENLVQSFTDDLRIQHILLTELIRHPDWIELDRGTLSLPDAIKQCSDRTGLSTEEIYRFMKMVPPSLIPIADTIEIMNTLKYNGHSLFCLSNMHKESIDYLEKTYSFLNAFKGVVVSCRINLVKPDPKIFKHILSIYNLEPAQTLFIDDSPANTESAENLGIKSILFRNAAQCLNDLASMGLI; this is encoded by the coding sequence ATGAACATAATATTCGATCTTGGCGGCGTAGTCGTAACATGGAAACCCGAAAATCTTGTACAAAGCTTCACAGATGATCTCAGAATTCAACATATTCTTTTAACAGAACTTATCAGACATCCGGACTGGATCGAGCTTGACCGTGGAACACTCTCGCTGCCAGACGCCATAAAACAATGCTCCGACAGGACCGGGTTAAGCACTGAAGAGATATACCGGTTTATGAAAATGGTTCCTCCTTCCCTGATTCCTATTGCAGACACTATAGAGATCATGAACACCCTCAAATACAACGGCCATAGCCTGTTCTGCCTGTCTAACATGCATAAAGAATCCATCGACTATCTTGAAAAAACGTATTCTTTCCTGAATGCCTTCAAAGGCGTTGTGGTTTCATGCAGGATCAATCTTGTAAAACCTGATCCGAAAATATTTAAGCATATACTCTCAATTTATAATCTTGAACCCGCACAGACACTATTCATAGATGATTCGCCCGCAAATACAGAATCTGCAGAGAACCTGGGCATTAAATCTATTCTGTTTAGAAATGCAGCACAGTGCCTTAACGATCTTGCTTCAATGGGTTTAATCTAG
- a CDS encoding aminotransferase class III-fold pyridoxal phosphate-dependent enzyme — protein MSYTFDKSMEMFRRAVKVIPQGIYGHFNPATLIPGSSPYFISKAKGSRFWDIDGNEYIDYACAYGPMFLGYANDKVDEAFAKQARLGTSTTPPSTLLVELAEKMVDTIDFADWAMFAKNGADTTSWALVIARGFKKRDKIILCKGHYHGTQPWAGTNHTGISSTDRSQILMVNWGDVADFQRLVDENKGQVAGAMFMPYHHPVFEEQKLPAPGYWQAIRKICDDNDIILIIDDVRAGWRLDIKGSAHYFGFKPDLACYCKAIANGYPISAIVGSDKMRITASKTFQTGSYWNNSPEMAAAIACIDEMKAIDAAGICSERGLQLRNGLEQLAKDHGLQFKVTGPNALPFIHFTNETNFKRAQLFCKECLLNGVFFFWHHNMFLSAAHTEEDIRQTLDVADKAFKVVKEKFGC, from the coding sequence ATGTCATATACATTCGATAAATCCATGGAAATGTTCAGAAGGGCTGTAAAAGTCATCCCTCAGGGTATATACGGTCACTTCAATCCGGCCACACTGATTCCGGGCTCATCTCCTTATTTTATTTCCAAAGCAAAAGGATCCAGGTTCTGGGACATTGACGGTAATGAATACATAGACTACGCATGTGCTTACGGACCAATGTTCCTGGGTTATGCAAATGATAAAGTGGACGAGGCCTTTGCAAAACAGGCGAGACTAGGCACATCAACAACTCCGCCCAGCACTCTTCTGGTCGAGCTTGCAGAGAAGATGGTCGACACAATCGATTTTGCCGACTGGGCCATGTTTGCAAAAAACGGCGCTGACACAACTTCCTGGGCTCTGGTGATCGCACGCGGATTCAAAAAACGCGACAAGATTATCCTCTGCAAAGGCCATTACCATGGAACTCAACCATGGGCCGGTACAAACCATACCGGAATATCATCAACAGACAGGTCCCAGATATTAATGGTGAACTGGGGCGATGTGGCCGATTTCCAGAGACTGGTCGACGAGAACAAGGGTCAGGTTGCAGGCGCAATGTTCATGCCGTATCACCACCCTGTATTTGAAGAACAGAAGCTTCCTGCCCCCGGATACTGGCAGGCAATAAGAAAGATATGCGATGATAATGACATCATACTTATAATTGATGACGTCAGGGCGGGATGGAGGCTCGATATCAAGGGCTCAGCCCATTATTTCGGATTCAAACCGGACCTTGCATGCTATTGTAAGGCAATTGCCAACGGTTATCCGATATCCGCAATTGTAGGAAGCGACAAGATGAGAATAACCGCTTCCAAGACTTTCCAGACCGGTTCATACTGGAACAACTCCCCCGAAATGGCCGCGGCCATTGCATGTATAGATGAGATGAAGGCGATAGATGCCGCTGGTATCTGCAGCGAACGGGGCCTTCAGCTTAGAAATGGTTTGGAACAGCTGGCAAAAGACCACGGGCTTCAGTTCAAAGTAACAGGGCCTAATGCTCTACCGTTCATTCATTTCACAAACGAGACTAATTTCAAACGTGCCCAGCTGTTCTGCAAGGAATGCCTGCTTAACGGCGTTTTCTTCTTCTGGCACCACAACATGTTCCTGAGCGCCGCACACACCGAAGAAGATATAAGGCAAACACTTGATGTAGCTGACAAAGCCTTCAAGGTCGTAAAAGAAAAGTTCGGCTGTTGA